The Silurus meridionalis isolate SWU-2019-XX chromosome 16, ASM1480568v1, whole genome shotgun sequence genome has a segment encoding these proteins:
- the fam50a gene encoding protein FAM50A: MAQYKGAASEAGRAMQLMKKREREREQMEQLKQKIAEDNIVKSNIDKKFSAHYDAVEQELKSSTVGLVTLNDMKAKQEALVKEREKQLAKKEQSKELQLKLEKQKERKRKEEQKRKIAMLSFSPDDGDDEDDTAVKKQKLGKNPDVDTSFLPDREREEEENRLREELRQEWERKQEKIKGEEIEITFSYWDGSGHRKIVKMKKGNTIQQFLQRALEVLRKDFSELRSAGVEQLMYIKEDLIIPHHHSFYDFIVTKARGKSGPLFSFDVHDDIRLVNDATIEKDESHAGKVVLRSWFEKNKHIFPASRRGPYDPEKNGTNTRSDEAVLPCGFQNLLCCSLFFLLEDIICTIIKIF; this comes from the exons ATGGCGCAATACAAAGGAGCTGCCAGCGAGGCGGGGAGAGCCATGCAGCTGATGAAAAAacgcgaaagagagagagaacagatgGAACAGTTGAAACAAAAAATAGCAGAG GACAACATTGTGAAGTCCAACATTGATAAAAAGTTCTCTGCTCATTATGATGCTGTTGAGCAAGAGCTCAAGTCAAGTACTGTGG GTTTGGTGACTTTGAATGACATGAAAGCCAAGCAAGAAGCTCTTGTAAAAGAGCGAGAAAAGCAGCTGGCCAAGAAGGAGCAGTCCAAAGAACTACAGCT caaattagagaagcagaaagagagaaagagaaaagaggaacagaaaagaaaaattgccATGTTGTCTTTCAGTccagatgatggagatgatgaagatg ACACCGCAGTTAAGAAACAGAAGCTGGGGAAGAACCCTGATGTCGACACCAGCTTTCTTCCAGACAGGGAAAGAGAG GAGGAGGAAAATCGCCTTAGAGAAGAGCTTAGACAGGAATGGGAGCGGAAACAGGAGAAAATCAAGG GTGAAGAAATTGAAATTACTTTCAGCTACTGGGATGGATCTGGACACCGGAAAATAGTCAAG ATGAAGAAGGGCAATACTATTCAACAGTTTCTCCAAAGAGCCCTGGAAGTTCTAAGAAAAGACTTCAGTGAGTTAAG ATCTGCTGGAGTGGAGCAGCTTATGTATATTAAGGAGGATTTAATCATCCCTCAT caccACAGCTTCTATGACTTCATTGTGACAAAAGCTAGAGGCAAAAGTG GGCCACTTTTCAGTTTCGATGTTCATGATGATATTCGATTGGTAAATGATGCTACAATTGAGAAAGATGAG TCTCATGCAGGAAAAGTGGTTCTGAGGAgctggtttgaaaaaaataaacacatatttCCTGCCAGCCGCCGGGGGCCTTATGATCCAGAAAAAAATGGGACAAATACAAG aTCAGATGAAGCAGTTCTTCCATGTGGTTTTCAAAATCTCTTATGTtgcagtttattttttcttctcgaAGATATCATATGCACTATCATTAAGATATTCTAA